One window of Roseisolibacter agri genomic DNA carries:
- a CDS encoding YbjQ family protein — MSSIVHSQAADIPYNMTSTTFDLPGYRIVASLGVVRGVVVRSRSLLGTIGAGVQTLFGGNISLFTELAERTRQQAFDTMLVQAETAGGDAVIGIRYDATEVMQGVTEVICYGTAVRVEELPR, encoded by the coding sequence ATGAGCTCGATCGTGCATTCGCAGGCCGCGGACATCCCGTACAACATGACGAGCACCACGTTCGACCTGCCCGGGTACCGCATCGTCGCGAGCCTGGGCGTCGTCCGCGGCGTCGTCGTCCGGTCGCGCTCCCTGCTCGGCACCATCGGCGCCGGCGTGCAGACGCTGTTCGGCGGCAACATCTCGCTGTTCACGGAGCTCGCGGAGCGCACGCGCCAGCAGGCGTTCGACACGATGCTGGTGCAGGCCGAGACGGCCGGTGGCGACGCGGTGATCGGCATCCGCTACGACGCGACCGAGGTGATGCAGGGCGTGACGGAGGTCATCTGCTACGGGACGGCCGTGCGGGTGGAGGAGCTGCCGCGGTGA
- a CDS encoding tetratricopeptide repeat protein: MTTPEHPSQPTSQQTPVTFHGAIPILRVRDLAASVDHYVRVLGFATDWHYPGSIASVSRDRCSVFLSEGDQGTSGTWAWIGVSDATALHDELRARGATIRQEPTNFAWALELQVEDPDGNVLRMGSDPRADVPFGPWKDMRGELWFATPEGGWRKAEDGRAENGTAEDGEARNEKAETPASPVSAAPVSAAPELKEAAEQARRAGNLPEARRLYEEAVALQRAGDDPLQLAHTVRHLGDVLREARLPHLAEPHYAEALAIYRAHAGEQPLNQANALRSHAILKHEMGDDVASRRSWEAAARLYQQLDQREGVAESAGWAARLAWRSGDLSKAREWLSAARAASDASSDPTAWKFVREVGLELGG, encoded by the coding sequence ATGACCACGCCCGAGCATCCGTCGCAGCCGACGTCGCAGCAGACGCCGGTGACGTTCCACGGCGCGATCCCGATCCTGCGCGTGCGCGACCTCGCCGCGAGCGTCGACCACTACGTGCGCGTCCTCGGCTTCGCGACCGACTGGCACTACCCGGGGAGCATCGCGTCGGTCTCGCGCGATCGCTGCAGCGTCTTCCTGAGCGAGGGCGACCAGGGCACGTCGGGGACGTGGGCGTGGATCGGCGTGTCCGACGCGACGGCGCTGCACGACGAGCTGCGCGCGCGCGGCGCGACCATCCGCCAGGAGCCGACGAACTTCGCGTGGGCGCTCGAGCTGCAGGTCGAGGATCCCGACGGGAACGTGCTGCGCATGGGCTCCGATCCGAGGGCCGACGTGCCGTTCGGGCCGTGGAAGGACATGCGCGGGGAGCTGTGGTTCGCGACTCCCGAAGGGGGATGGAGAAAGGCGGAGGACGGAAGGGCGGAGAACGGAACGGCGGAGGACGGAGAGGCGCGAAACGAGAAGGCGGAGACACCCGCTTCACCCGTCTCCGCAGCACCCGTCTCCGCCGCACCCGAGCTGAAGGAAGCCGCCGAGCAGGCGCGCCGCGCCGGCAACCTCCCCGAGGCGCGCCGGCTGTACGAGGAGGCGGTCGCGCTGCAGCGCGCGGGAGACGACCCGCTGCAGCTCGCGCACACGGTCCGCCACCTGGGCGACGTGCTGCGCGAGGCGCGGCTGCCGCATCTGGCGGAGCCGCACTACGCGGAGGCGCTGGCGATCTACCGCGCGCACGCGGGCGAGCAGCCGCTGAACCAGGCGAACGCGCTCCGCAGCCACGCGATCCTCAAGCACGAGATGGGCGACGACGTCGCGTCGCGGCGGTCGTGGGAGGCGGCGGCCCGCCTCTACCAGCAGCTCGACCAGCGCGAGGGCGTGGCCGAGAGCGCGGGGTGGGCGGCGCGGCTCGCCTGGCGGTCGGGCGACCTGTCGAAGGCGCGCGAGTGGCTGAGCGCGGCGCGCGCGGCGAGCGACGCGTCGAGCGACCCGACCGCGTGGAAGTTCGTGCGCGAGGTGGGGCTGGAGCTCGGCGGCTGA
- a CDS encoding alpha/beta fold hydrolase, with protein MPVLTTTAAPTTELYYQDLGEGAPVVLIHGWPLSHRMWESQINALLDAGHRVIAYDRRGFGSSGQPAGGYDYDTFASDLNDLMTTLDLRGATLAGFSMGGGEVARYIGRYGQERVARAMLLGAVPPFLLQTPDNPDGAPKSLFDGMLAGVRKDRVAFLADFFPNFYNADGGSVHPDVIPFSKALAWPASPIGTQQCIVAFGTTDFREDLKRITVPTLVVHGDADRIVPFEISGKKSHAMIAGSRLEVLTGAPHGFAATHAQELSRLMVDFLKA; from the coding sequence ATGCCCGTGCTCACGACCACCGCCGCGCCCACCACCGAGCTGTACTACCAGGACCTCGGCGAGGGGGCGCCCGTGGTGCTGATCCACGGCTGGCCGCTGAGCCACCGCATGTGGGAGTCGCAGATCAACGCGCTGCTCGACGCGGGGCATCGCGTGATCGCGTACGACCGGCGCGGCTTCGGGAGCTCGGGACAGCCGGCGGGCGGGTACGACTACGACACGTTCGCGTCGGACCTCAACGACCTGATGACGACGCTCGACCTGCGCGGCGCCACGCTGGCGGGCTTCTCGATGGGCGGCGGCGAGGTGGCGCGCTACATCGGCCGCTACGGCCAGGAGCGCGTCGCGAGGGCGATGCTCCTCGGCGCGGTGCCGCCGTTCCTGCTGCAGACGCCCGACAATCCCGACGGCGCGCCGAAGTCGCTCTTCGACGGGATGCTCGCCGGCGTGCGGAAGGACCGCGTCGCCTTCCTCGCGGACTTCTTCCCGAACTTCTACAACGCCGACGGCGGCAGCGTGCACCCGGACGTGATCCCGTTCAGCAAGGCGCTCGCGTGGCCCGCGTCGCCGATCGGGACGCAGCAGTGCATCGTCGCGTTCGGGACGACGGACTTCCGCGAGGACCTGAAGAGGATCACGGTGCCCACGCTCGTCGTGCACGGCGACGCCGACCGGATCGTGCCGTTCGAGATCTCGGGGAAGAAGTCGCACGCGATGATCGCGGGCAGTCGGCTCGAGGTGCTGACAGGGGCGCCGCACGGCTTCGCGGCGACGCACGCACAGGAGTTGTCGCGGCTCATGGTCGATTTCCTGAAGGCGTGA
- a CDS encoding SusC/RagA family TonB-linked outer membrane protein, which yields MTERPSPWAAPPRPSASLARALAVGALLAASPALLVAQTGRVTGTVNDSTSGRALGQVQIQIAGTRLGTLTDESGRFTLANVPAGDVVVEARRLGYLPVTRRVAVTSGGTATVALNMRTAALTLQAVVTTGVVDPTSGTRVPFTVGRVDAANAPVPAANAVESIQGKVAGVTVIPSGQPGSGTTVVLRSPTSINKSNSPLVVVDGVILSQSFDASSADLEALDIESVEIVKGAAAASLYGSRASAGVIQIRTRRGADQATGTTRVSARSEYGSNSLAREIEWAKYHSYRLSPSGGWVNAAGRDTTRNGRVPEVAYLRFQDNPYPTQTYDQVDRFFDPGNFYKNSINLSQNSGRTNWFLSLVNNREDGVVLNSGAYQQNDLRLNLDHSPRENLKLSFSGYHSRSNRANLYGDTFFDLINQAPDVDLRRPDPDGTPFIFQPDSADAREENPLYVLSTENRRRRRARTQGSLETRFAPLEWLSFDGNVSYDRSDRRNSFFLDQGLKTEGFSTPGVGGPGEIELVTGITSALNAGGSVNLLQRFGALTLRSTGRALLERESNDVSEARGTNLAVPGVSSLDNATQRFLESSIQEIRTNSYIVSGGADYAGRYILDALVRRDGSSLFGPEERWNTYYRASGSWRMGEESWWPFKGTITEFKPRISRGTAGGRPDFADQFETLGFLAGGGLVKQTLGNRFLKPELATETEAGIDLIIKDRYSLQLSYARNTVRDQLIQVPLFAGLGYETQWQNAGTVQGNTIEATLEAQVIRSPKLQWRTGLVADRSRNKITEFGRQCFQRNEIQFLCEGEALQAMYGFRFIKGPTELPEAVASRASEFAVNDEGLLVWVGPGNTFREGETKQLWGTTTTIGTANYQWGMPIPLRDAAGNARVVKIGDGTPDFHLGWSNNVQWRGFSFYGLVDAVMGGDAYNQTNQRMYQWGRSGDVDQVGKPQDLKKPIEYYVNLYSAADPTDYFVEDASFVKLRELSVRYRFGNRALGPLSRLGARGVSVGLIGRNLMTWTKYKGYDPEVSGDADAPLVRIDSFDYPRYRTITGNIQIDF from the coding sequence ATGACCGAACGTCCGTCGCCGTGGGCCGCGCCGCCGCGTCCCAGTGCGTCCCTCGCCCGCGCGCTCGCCGTCGGGGCGCTGCTCGCCGCCAGCCCGGCGCTGCTCGTCGCGCAGACGGGTCGCGTCACCGGCACCGTCAATGACAGCACCAGCGGACGGGCGCTCGGCCAGGTGCAGATCCAGATCGCGGGCACGCGCCTGGGCACGCTCACCGACGAGAGCGGCCGCTTCACCCTCGCGAACGTGCCCGCGGGCGACGTTGTCGTCGAGGCGCGCCGCCTGGGCTACCTGCCCGTCACGCGCCGCGTGGCCGTCACGTCGGGCGGCACCGCGACCGTCGCGCTCAACATGCGCACCGCCGCGCTGACGCTGCAGGCCGTCGTCACGACCGGCGTCGTCGATCCGACGAGCGGCACGCGCGTGCCGTTCACCGTCGGCCGCGTGGACGCCGCGAACGCGCCGGTGCCCGCCGCCAACGCCGTCGAGTCGATCCAGGGCAAGGTCGCCGGCGTGACCGTGATCCCGAGCGGCCAGCCGGGCAGCGGCACGACCGTCGTCCTGCGCTCGCCGACGTCGATCAACAAGAGCAACTCGCCGCTCGTCGTCGTCGACGGCGTGATCCTGAGCCAGTCGTTCGACGCGTCGAGCGCCGACCTCGAGGCGCTCGACATCGAGAGCGTGGAGATCGTGAAGGGCGCGGCCGCCGCGTCGCTCTACGGCTCGCGCGCGTCGGCGGGCGTGATCCAGATCCGCACGCGCCGCGGCGCCGACCAGGCGACCGGCACCACGCGCGTCAGCGCGCGCTCCGAGTACGGCAGCAACTCGCTGGCGCGCGAGATCGAGTGGGCCAAGTACCACTCGTACCGCCTCAGCCCCAGCGGCGGCTGGGTGAACGCGGCCGGCCGCGACACCACGCGCAACGGTCGCGTGCCCGAGGTGGCGTACCTGCGCTTCCAGGACAACCCGTATCCGACGCAGACGTACGACCAGGTCGACCGCTTCTTCGATCCGGGCAACTTCTACAAGAACTCGATCAACCTCTCGCAGAACAGCGGGCGCACCAACTGGTTCCTGTCGCTGGTGAACAACCGCGAGGACGGCGTCGTGCTGAACAGCGGCGCGTACCAGCAGAACGACCTGCGCCTGAACCTCGATCACAGCCCGCGCGAGAACCTGAAGCTGTCGTTCAGCGGCTACCACAGCCGCTCGAACCGCGCGAACCTGTACGGCGACACGTTCTTCGACCTGATCAACCAGGCGCCGGACGTGGACCTGCGCCGCCCGGATCCGGACGGCACGCCGTTCATCTTCCAGCCCGACTCGGCCGACGCGCGCGAGGAGAACCCGCTGTACGTGCTGTCGACGGAGAACCGCCGCCGGCGCCGCGCGCGCACGCAGGGCAGCCTCGAGACGCGCTTCGCGCCGCTCGAGTGGCTGAGCTTCGACGGCAACGTCAGCTACGACCGCTCCGACCGCCGCAACAGCTTCTTCCTCGACCAGGGGCTGAAGACCGAGGGCTTCTCGACGCCCGGCGTCGGCGGCCCGGGTGAGATCGAGCTGGTCACCGGCATCACGAGCGCGCTCAACGCCGGCGGCAGCGTGAACCTGCTGCAGCGCTTCGGCGCCCTGACGCTGCGCTCGACCGGCCGCGCGCTGCTGGAGCGCGAGAGCAACGACGTCAGCGAGGCGCGCGGCACCAACCTCGCCGTGCCCGGCGTGTCGAGCCTCGACAACGCGACGCAGCGCTTCCTGGAGTCGAGCATCCAGGAGATCCGCACCAACAGCTACATCGTGTCCGGCGGCGCCGACTACGCGGGCCGCTACATCCTCGACGCCCTCGTGCGCCGCGACGGCTCGTCGCTGTTCGGCCCCGAGGAGCGCTGGAACACGTACTACCGCGCCAGCGGCTCGTGGCGCATGGGCGAGGAGTCGTGGTGGCCGTTCAAGGGGACCATCACCGAGTTCAAGCCGCGCATCTCGCGCGGCACGGCCGGCGGGCGCCCCGACTTCGCGGACCAGTTCGAGACGCTCGGCTTCCTCGCCGGCGGCGGCCTCGTGAAGCAGACGCTCGGCAACCGCTTCCTGAAGCCGGAGCTGGCCACCGAGACCGAGGCCGGCATCGACCTGATCATCAAGGACCGCTACTCGCTCCAGCTCTCGTACGCGCGCAACACCGTGCGCGACCAGCTGATCCAGGTGCCGCTGTTCGCGGGCCTCGGCTACGAGACGCAGTGGCAGAACGCCGGCACGGTGCAGGGCAACACGATCGAGGCGACGCTCGAGGCGCAGGTCATCCGCAGCCCGAAGCTGCAGTGGCGCACGGGCCTCGTCGCCGACCGCTCGCGCAACAAGATCACGGAGTTCGGGCGCCAGTGCTTCCAGCGCAACGAGATCCAGTTCCTGTGCGAGGGCGAGGCGCTGCAGGCGATGTACGGCTTCCGCTTCATCAAGGGGCCGACCGAGCTCCCCGAGGCGGTGGCGTCGCGCGCCAGCGAGTTCGCGGTGAACGACGAGGGGCTGCTCGTGTGGGTCGGCCCGGGGAACACGTTCCGCGAGGGTGAGACCAAGCAGCTGTGGGGCACGACGACCACGATCGGCACCGCGAACTACCAGTGGGGCATGCCGATCCCGCTGCGCGACGCCGCCGGGAACGCGCGGGTCGTGAAGATCGGCGACGGCACGCCCGACTTCCACCTCGGCTGGTCGAACAACGTGCAGTGGCGCGGCTTCTCGTTCTACGGGCTGGTGGACGCGGTGATGGGCGGCGACGCCTACAACCAGACCAACCAGCGCATGTACCAGTGGGGCCGCAGCGGCGACGTGGACCAGGTGGGCAAGCCGCAGGACCTCAAGAAGCCGATCGAGTACTACGTGAACCTGTACTCGGCCGCGGACCCGACGGACTACTTCGTCGAGGACGCGAGCTTCGTGAAGCTGCGCGAGCTGTCGGTGCGCTACCGCTTCGGCAACCGCGCCCTCGGCCCGCTGTCGCGCCTCGGCGCGCGCGGCGTGAGCGTGGGGCTCATCGGGCGCAACCTGATGACGTGGACCAAGTACAAGGGCTACGACCCCGAGGTCTCGGGCGACGCCGACGCGCCGCTGGTGCGCATCGACTCGTTCGACTACCCGCGCTACCGCACGATCACGGGCAACATCCAGATCGACTTCTGA
- a CDS encoding gamma-glutamyltransferase family protein, producing MSSTVRTPRLPLLAPVALTLAACAAPRASSVTSAEPPLAGKRVEARRGVVVTSAADASNAGLAMLAQGGNAIDAAVAASFALGVVDPSQTGLGGYAVGVAWLAKEKRAEVMEAMGQAGADPAWGRPDPQAPSAPAVFDGGDARQPRTALVPGFVSGLLDWQAKRGKLTRAQVLAPAIALARDGFVVGPLNHRLFSASVDKLKADPEAAALFMPGGEVLKVGDRLVQPKLATLLEAIARDGASAFYTGEFARRVAEKTRSVGGLLDARDFAAYAPAMRRPVCSAFGRFTVLGAPSPVAGASMAELLQLAERSGLTRMGDPTRDTASAVRLADAVRVSVADRALLRGHPEWAPGPVRGLSSAAFAGTRVALVGQPVRDTLARGDAWAQENVAVEARCAALDPYPATARPASSAPGDADAASDAFDHEANGSQTSHLVVIDAERNAVSLTSSVGVLFGSGVYAEGIWLNSSGNLFGRGERAPGRKPGSALTPTLMLEGDRVRFGLGAGGAAYIPTAVGQVALRIAGWGQEPYAALQAPRLQPSAIGRALEIEQGFALPVYGALRSHGYVATNRVANLQFAGVHLFWVRPDGVIVGAADPRRDGVAVGY from the coding sequence ATGTCATCGACCGTCCGCACGCCCCGCCTGCCGCTCCTCGCGCCCGTCGCGCTCACGCTCGCCGCGTGTGCCGCGCCGCGCGCGTCCTCCGTCACGTCGGCCGAGCCGCCGCTCGCCGGCAAGCGCGTGGAGGCGCGGCGGGGGGTCGTCGTCACCAGCGCCGCCGACGCGTCGAACGCGGGGCTCGCGATGCTGGCGCAGGGCGGCAACGCGATCGATGCCGCGGTGGCCGCGTCGTTCGCGCTCGGCGTCGTCGATCCGTCGCAGACGGGGCTCGGCGGCTACGCGGTGGGCGTCGCGTGGCTGGCGAAGGAGAAGCGCGCCGAGGTGATGGAGGCGATGGGGCAGGCGGGCGCGGACCCCGCGTGGGGGCGCCCCGATCCGCAGGCGCCGTCCGCTCCCGCGGTGTTCGACGGCGGCGACGCGCGGCAGCCGCGTACCGCGCTCGTGCCGGGCTTCGTCAGCGGATTGCTCGACTGGCAGGCGAAGCGCGGGAAGCTGACGCGCGCGCAGGTGCTCGCGCCCGCGATCGCGCTGGCGCGCGACGGCTTCGTCGTCGGCCCGCTGAACCACCGCCTCTTCTCGGCCAGCGTGGACAAGCTGAAGGCCGATCCCGAGGCGGCCGCGCTGTTCATGCCGGGCGGCGAGGTGCTGAAGGTCGGCGACCGGCTGGTGCAGCCGAAGCTCGCGACGCTGCTGGAGGCGATCGCGCGCGACGGCGCGTCGGCGTTCTACACGGGCGAGTTCGCGCGCCGCGTGGCGGAGAAGACGCGCAGCGTGGGCGGGCTGCTGGATGCGCGCGACTTCGCGGCGTACGCGCCCGCGATGCGTCGTCCGGTGTGCAGCGCGTTCGGGCGCTTCACGGTGCTCGGCGCGCCGTCGCCGGTGGCGGGGGCGTCGATGGCGGAGCTGTTGCAGCTGGCCGAGCGGAGCGGGCTGACGCGGATGGGCGATCCGACGCGCGACACCGCGAGCGCGGTGCGGCTGGCGGACGCGGTGCGCGTGAGCGTCGCGGACCGCGCGCTGCTGCGCGGGCATCCGGAGTGGGCGCCGGGCCCGGTGCGCGGGCTGTCGAGCGCCGCGTTCGCGGGGACGCGCGTGGCGCTGGTCGGCCAGCCCGTGCGCGACACGTTGGCGCGCGGCGACGCGTGGGCGCAGGAGAACGTGGCGGTGGAGGCGCGGTGCGCGGCGCTCGATCCGTATCCGGCGACGGCGCGTCCCGCTTCCTCTGCACCCGGTGATGCCGACGCTGCGTCCGACGCGTTCGACCACGAGGCGAACGGGAGCCAGACGTCGCACCTGGTGGTGATCGACGCCGAGCGGAACGCGGTGTCGCTGACGTCGAGCGTGGGGGTGCTGTTCGGGTCGGGCGTCTACGCCGAGGGGATCTGGCTCAACTCGAGCGGGAACCTGTTCGGGCGCGGGGAGCGGGCGCCGGGGCGGAAGCCGGGGAGCGCGCTGACGCCGACGCTGATGCTGGAGGGCGACCGCGTGCGCTTCGGGTTGGGCGCGGGTGGCGCGGCGTACATCCCGACCGCTGTCGGTCAGGTCGCGCTGCGCATCGCGGGGTGGGGGCAGGAGCCGTATGCGGCGCTGCAGGCGCCGCGGCTGCAGCCGTCGGCGATCGGGCGGGCGCTGGAGATCGAGCAGGGGTTCGCGCTGCCTGTGTATGGCGCGCTACGCTCGCACGGCTATGTCGCCACGAACCGCGTCGCGAATCTGCAGTTCGCCGGGGTGCACCTGTTCTGGGTGCGGCCCGATGGCGTGATCGTCGGGGCGGCGGATCCGCGCAGGGATGGGGTGGCGGTGGGGTACTGA
- a CDS encoding ADOP family duplicated permease encodes MPHAPSTVRVAVHALRALRRTRGFTTAAVLTLALGIGLAAAVSAVADALLLRALPVREQDRVAVLWAERRDGAFAHFPFTLEDARLFVRDARSMRGVAFAAYEGARPAAILDDGGVTRLRRAHVSGDFFTVLGARPLIGRALGPSDDVVGAAPVVVLSHAAWQRHFGGDPRAVGRTLRLHADGVAHTVVGVMPPGLDYPRGTEFWAPLVPGKAVPGTDSVFAHVDVVARLAPGATIDAARGEVTAWYAQHEGPAWLSELRGVATPLPRLVLGDARPAMLAFAAAALLLLLVTCINVANLLLVRGLSRARELAVRAALGARRGRIVGELLVEHALLAAAGGALGAAVAFVATRAFVALAPAGLPRLEEVRPGAGALLGAAAVTGVTMLLAGVAPAVLASRVDVQGALRSGARHGAGRGARRLRETLVAGQVALALLVLAAAALIGRSLLNLERAELAFDGERLLVAELALRQDAYDTPAKQRAMLTQLLPAVRALPGVRAASPVVAVPYAGSGGWDGRLEIEGQSERDAAASPLLNMEVVAPEYFATLGLPVTRGRAFTDADGEGAPPVVMLSERAAMVYWGDADPIGKRLQMGPPQARRTFTVVGIVPETRYRDLREARPSVYFPLAQSFFPFAPSTLVVRAAGAPAQVAPALRRALAETAPGVALASATPFETLREAPLAQPRLNALLLAAFAGAAVLLAAVGLFATMATTVRQRTRELGVRMALGATARDVAWLVVRRGLVVASIGTVGGLAGALAANRALAALLFDVAPTDPATLAAVAIGLLVVAALASLLPARSGARVEPVTALRTE; translated from the coding sequence GTGCCCCACGCGCCGTCCACCGTCCGCGTCGCCGTGCATGCGCTGCGCGCGCTGCGCCGCACGCGCGGCTTCACCACCGCCGCGGTGCTCACCCTGGCGCTCGGCATCGGGCTCGCGGCGGCGGTGTCGGCCGTCGCCGACGCGCTGCTGCTGCGCGCGCTCCCGGTGCGCGAGCAGGACCGCGTCGCGGTGCTGTGGGCCGAGCGGCGCGACGGCGCGTTCGCGCACTTCCCGTTCACGCTCGAGGACGCGCGCCTGTTCGTGCGCGACGCGCGCAGCATGCGTGGTGTCGCGTTCGCGGCGTACGAGGGTGCACGGCCGGCCGCGATCCTGGACGACGGCGGCGTCACGCGCCTGCGCCGCGCGCACGTCAGCGGCGACTTCTTCACCGTGCTCGGCGCGCGGCCGCTGATCGGGCGCGCGCTCGGCCCGTCGGACGACGTCGTGGGCGCGGCGCCCGTGGTCGTGCTGAGCCACGCCGCGTGGCAGCGGCACTTCGGCGGCGATCCGCGCGCGGTCGGACGCACGCTGCGGCTGCACGCGGACGGCGTCGCGCACACCGTCGTCGGCGTCATGCCGCCGGGGCTCGACTATCCGCGCGGCACCGAGTTCTGGGCGCCGCTGGTGCCGGGGAAGGCGGTGCCGGGCACGGACTCGGTGTTCGCGCACGTCGACGTCGTCGCGCGCCTCGCCCCCGGTGCGACGATCGACGCGGCGCGCGGCGAGGTGACCGCGTGGTACGCGCAGCACGAGGGGCCCGCGTGGCTCTCCGAGCTGCGCGGCGTCGCGACGCCGCTGCCGCGCCTCGTGCTCGGCGACGCGCGGCCGGCGATGCTGGCGTTCGCGGCGGCGGCGCTGCTGCTCCTGCTCGTCACGTGCATCAACGTCGCGAACCTGCTGCTCGTGCGCGGGCTGTCGCGCGCCCGCGAGCTGGCGGTGCGCGCGGCACTCGGCGCGCGGCGCGGGCGGATCGTGGGCGAGCTGCTGGTGGAGCACGCGCTGCTCGCGGCCGCGGGCGGCGCGCTGGGCGCGGCGGTGGCGTTCGTGGCGACGCGCGCGTTCGTCGCGCTCGCGCCCGCGGGGCTGCCGCGATTGGAGGAGGTGCGGCCGGGCGCGGGCGCGCTGCTGGGTGCGGCCGCGGTGACCGGCGTGACGATGCTGCTCGCCGGCGTCGCGCCCGCGGTGCTCGCGTCGCGCGTGGACGTGCAGGGCGCGCTGCGGTCGGGCGCGCGGCACGGCGCGGGGCGCGGCGCGCGGCGGCTGCGCGAGACGCTCGTCGCGGGGCAGGTGGCGCTCGCGCTGCTCGTGCTCGCGGCGGCGGCGCTCATCGGCCGCAGCCTCCTGAACCTCGAGCGCGCGGAGCTGGCGTTCGACGGCGAGCGGCTGCTGGTGGCGGAGCTGGCGCTGCGGCAGGACGCGTACGACACGCCCGCGAAGCAGCGCGCGATGCTGACGCAGCTGCTGCCCGCGGTGCGCGCGCTGCCGGGCGTGCGCGCGGCGTCGCCGGTGGTCGCGGTGCCGTACGCGGGATCGGGCGGATGGGACGGGCGCCTGGAGATCGAGGGCCAGTCGGAGCGCGACGCGGCCGCGAGCCCGCTGCTCAACATGGAGGTCGTCGCGCCCGAGTACTTCGCGACGCTGGGGCTGCCCGTGACGCGCGGGCGCGCGTTCACCGACGCGGACGGCGAGGGCGCGCCGCCGGTGGTCATGCTGAGCGAGCGTGCGGCGATGGTGTACTGGGGCGATGCGGACCCGATCGGGAAGCGGCTGCAGATGGGCCCACCGCAGGCGCGGCGCACGTTCACGGTCGTCGGCATCGTGCCCGAGACGCGCTACCGCGACCTGCGCGAGGCGCGGCCGAGCGTGTACTTCCCGCTGGCGCAGTCGTTCTTCCCGTTCGCGCCGTCGACGCTCGTGGTGCGCGCGGCCGGCGCGCCCGCGCAGGTGGCGCCCGCGCTGCGCCGCGCGCTGGCGGAGACCGCGCCCGGCGTCGCCCTCGCGAGCGCGACGCCGTTCGAGACGCTGCGCGAGGCGCCGCTGGCGCAGCCGCGGCTGAATGCGCTGCTGCTGGCCGCGTTCGCGGGGGCGGCGGTGCTGCTGGCTGCGGTGGGGTTGTTCGCGACGATGGCGACCACGGTCCGCCAGCGCACGCGCGAGCTGGGCGTGCGCATGGCCCTCGGCGCCACGGCGCGCGACGTGGCGTGGCTGGTGGTGCGCCGCGGGCTGGTGGTCGCGTCGATCGGGACGGTCGGGGGGCTGGCCGGCGCGCTCGCCGCGAACCGCGCGCTGGCGGCGCTGCTGTTCGACGTCGCGCCCACGGACCCTGCGACGCTGGCCGCCGTGGCGATCGGCCTGCTGGTGGTGGCGGCGCTCGCGTCGCTCCTGCCGGCGCGCTCGGGCGCGCGCGTGGAGCCCGTGACGGCGCTCCGCACCGAGTGA
- a CDS encoding C40 family peptidase — MSSRIPSVRAAALSCALAVVSGGCTMSVGGVPITLPDPTREPSRRAPSRTPAPTTTGTAAPARVLRLADDYLGVKYRWGGTSPRTGFDCSGYVQYVYDREGVRLPRTSRQQAVAGTRRPTRWDAAGPGDLVMFANPGEAISHVAFYAGNGRILHSSSSGGGVRYDDLDTKRGRWYRERLVAVRRVSSSGPAIARGLLEELGLANVPLDPPDRAPKP; from the coding sequence ATGTCCTCCCGCATTCCCTCCGTGCGCGCGGCCGCCCTGTCGTGCGCGCTCGCCGTCGTCTCCGGCGGCTGCACCATGAGCGTCGGCGGCGTGCCGATCACGCTCCCCGACCCGACGCGCGAGCCGTCGCGCCGCGCGCCCTCCCGCACGCCCGCGCCGACGACGACCGGTACCGCCGCGCCGGCGCGCGTGCTCCGATTGGCCGACGACTACCTGGGCGTGAAGTACCGATGGGGCGGCACGTCGCCGCGCACGGGCTTCGACTGCTCGGGCTACGTGCAGTACGTCTACGACCGCGAGGGGGTGCGGCTGCCGCGCACGTCGCGCCAGCAGGCGGTGGCCGGCACGCGGCGGCCGACGCGGTGGGACGCGGCGGGGCCGGGCGACCTGGTGATGTTCGCGAACCCGGGCGAGGCGATCAGCCACGTCGCGTTCTACGCGGGGAACGGCCGGATCCTGCACTCCAGCAGCAGCGGGGGCGGCGTGCGCTACGACGACCTGGACACGAAGCGCGGGCGCTGGTACCGCGAGCGCCTGGTCGCCGTGCGCCGCGTGAGCAGCAGCGGCCCCGCGATCGCGCGCGGGCTGCTGGAGGAGCTGGGGCTCGCGAACGTGCCGCTGGATCCGCCGGACCGAGCGCCGAAACCATGA